The nucleotide window GTAAAGGAAGAAGTGGAGGTGTACGATCGTTACAAGGCTCCGGGCCTCCCTCCTTTTGGAACCGAAGAGCCAAACGGCGTCCCCCCCATGCCTTCTTTTGGAGAAGGGGCCAACCTTTTAGTCACTGGCTCCACCCATGACTCCTGGGGTTTTCGGAAGACTGCCGATTCCGCGGTTCAGGCCCGCCTGACCGAACGGCTGGTTCGTAAGGTCAAGGATTTTAAATGGGAAGTCGTCGAGACTGAAACCCACTTTCTTGATGATGCCGCAGTAGGCGTTGTGGCCTATGGATTTACCGCCCGGGCTGCCTTTCGTGCTGTTAAGACTCTCAGGAGCCAAGGGATCAAGGCGGGGTTACTCCGTCTGGTTTCCATTTGGCCTTTTGCCGAAGAGGCTATTGCTGAGTTGGGAAGGCAATGCGGCATTATCTTCGTTCCGGAAATGAACCGGGGGCAGGTTGCCGGCGAACTTAAGAAATACACCTCCACTCCGGTCATACCTTTACCCAAGACCAACGGCGAGGTCATTGAACCAGGAGAGATCGTTGAAGGAATACGGAGGAACATGGCATGAACGAAAAAATTTTTCAGATGATCAACCCGAAGGCTTTTCCTACT belongs to Deltaproteobacteria bacterium and includes:
- a CDS encoding 2-oxoacid:acceptor oxidoreductase subunit alpha, with translation MQLKKVKSFLKPGWYFMQGDEACAEGAIAVGCRYYAGYPITPASEIMIRMVHRLPEVEGVFIQMEDEIASISSVIGASWAGAKAMTATSGPGISLMIEAIGYATITETPCVIVDVQRAGPSTGQATRPAQGDIMQVKWGPHGDNEIIALSPWSVQEMYDLTIKAFNLAERFRVPTFILADEAVGHLRETLVVKEEVEVYDRYKAPGLPPFGTEEPNGVPPMPSFGEGANLLVTGSTHDSWGFRKTADSAVQARLTERLVRKVKDFKWEVVETETHFLDDAAVGVVAYGFTARAAFRAVKTLRSQGIKAGLLRLVSIWPFAEEAIAELGRQCGIIFVPEMNRGQVAGELKKYTSTPVIPLPKTNGEVIEPGEIVEGIRRNMA